A genome region from Brienomyrus brachyistius isolate T26 chromosome 23, BBRACH_0.4, whole genome shotgun sequence includes the following:
- the otud6b gene encoding deubiquitinase OTUD6B, which produces MEDQETAEELLFKQQRKEKKDLQAKIQSMKNAVPKNDKKRRKQLAEDIAKLEAELGEKHEEELKHLNSSELEDKADDLANGVQSLDLDADDPKPSKQRPSKAQKRRDRKAALEKERENRIAEAEVENLQGSRHLENQKLSQILGGKQLQIREIMSDGHCLYRAVEDQLLRRGSTLGLAELRSQTAQHMRKHAEEFLPFLTNPTTGDVFTPEEFEKYCSEVADTAAWGGQLELRALTEVLQIPIEVIQAESPIIVIGEEHREPPITLVYMRHAYGLGEHYNSVEPLKEEET; this is translated from the exons CCAAAATTCAGAGCATGAAAAATGCTGTacctaaaaatgacaaaaaaaggagaaaacagCTGGCCGAAGACATTGCAAAGCTAGAAGCTGAACTCGGTGAGAAACACGAAGAGGAACTGAAGCATCTGAACAGTTCTGAACTTGAAGACAAG GCTGATGATCTTGCCAATGGAGTGCAGAGCCTGGATCTGGATGCTGATGACCCAAAACCGTCCAAACAGCGTCCTTCCAAGGCCCAGAAGAGGCGG GATAGGAAGGCCGCCCtggagaaggagagggagaaCAGGATCGCGGAGGCCGAGGTGGAGAATCTGCAGGGCTCTCGGCACCTGGAGAACCAGAAGCTTTCGCAGATACTGGGAGGGAAGCAGTTGCAGATCAGAGAGATCATGTCGGACGGGCACTGCCTGTACCGGGCCGTGGAGGACCAGCTGCTGAGGCGAGGCTCCACCCTGGGCCTGGCGGAGCTCCGCAGCCAGACCGCCCAGCACATGAGGAAGCACGCTGAGGAATTCCTCCCCTTTCTCACCAATCCCACCACCGGCGACGTCTTCACGCCCG AGGAATTTGAAAAGTACTGCAGCGAAGTCGCGGACACGGCGGCTTGGGGTGGACAGCTGGAG CTACGAGCGCTGACTGAAGTCCTCCAGATCCCCATCGAGGTCATTCAAGCAGAGTCTCCTATCATTGTGATTGGTGAAGAGCACCGTGAACCACCAATCACTCTGGT CTACATGCGGCACGCCTATGGTCTTGGGGAACACTACAATTCCGTGGAGCCGCTGAAGGAGGAAGAGACCTGA